In one Prochlorococcus marinus XMU1404 genomic region, the following are encoded:
- the gcvT gene encoding glycine cleavage system aminomethyltransferase GcvT, with protein sequence MDLLKSPLYSKYVESNAKLVNFAGWEMPISFSGLIKEHESVRSSAGLFDISHMGVISVKGINPKDYIQKLFPTNLYSFSEGQGLYTIMLNDKGGIIDDLIIYDLGIQENDISELLLIVNASRYEEDFQWIKNNLNKYEISITNFKKDKVLLALQGKNSFDLFEEWIDSSISHIPNFGCEYKIFEHISPKEKIFFSKTGYTGENGLEILLSKKAAINLWDFSISKDVAPCGLGARDTLRLEAGMHLYGQDINEETSPYEAGLGWLVHLENNHEFFGRRFLEEQSRLGIQKKLVGLSIEGKAIGRKGCAVLKGEDNIGSITSGSWSPTKQKAIAFAYINTTHALINNEVQILIRGKKFKGVITKRAFYKKNY encoded by the coding sequence ATGGATTTGCTAAAAAGTCCTCTTTATTCAAAATATGTTGAATCAAATGCAAAATTAGTGAATTTTGCAGGTTGGGAAATGCCCATATCATTTTCAGGATTAATTAAAGAGCATGAATCAGTTAGATCTTCAGCAGGATTATTTGATATTTCTCACATGGGTGTGATATCTGTTAAGGGAATCAATCCAAAGGATTATATTCAAAAACTTTTTCCTACTAATTTATACTCCTTTTCTGAAGGTCAGGGGCTTTATACAATAATGCTCAATGATAAAGGAGGAATAATAGATGACTTAATAATTTATGACCTTGGTATACAAGAAAATGACATATCAGAATTATTGTTAATAGTTAATGCAAGTAGATATGAAGAAGATTTTCAGTGGATAAAAAATAATTTAAATAAATATGAAATTTCGATAACAAATTTTAAAAAAGACAAAGTACTTTTAGCACTACAGGGAAAAAACTCATTCGATTTATTTGAAGAATGGATTGATTCTTCGATCTCACATATCCCTAACTTTGGATGCGAATATAAAATTTTTGAACATATTTCGCCTAAAGAAAAAATTTTCTTTTCAAAGACAGGATATACAGGGGAAAATGGTCTGGAAATACTTTTATCTAAAAAAGCAGCAATTAATTTATGGGATTTCTCAATTTCCAAAGATGTTGCACCTTGTGGTTTAGGGGCTAGAGATACTCTTAGACTTGAAGCAGGCATGCATCTTTATGGTCAAGACATAAATGAAGAAACTTCTCCATATGAAGCAGGTTTAGGCTGGCTCGTACATCTAGAAAATAATCACGAATTCTTTGGAAGAAGATTTCTTGAAGAACAGTCAAGATTAGGTATTCAAAAAAAGTTAGTTGGTCTCTCTATAGAGGGTAAGGCAATAGGAAGAAAAGGTTGCGCAGTTCTTAAAGGTGAAGACAATATTGGGAGTATAACAAGCGGCAGTTGGTCTCCGACTAAACAAAAAGCTATAGCTTTTGCATACATTAATACTACGCATGCCTTAATAAATAATGAAGTTCAAATATTAATAAGAGGCAAAAAATTCAAAGGGGTTATAACAAAAAGAGCGTTTTATAAAAAAAATTATTAA
- the aspS gene encoding aspartate--tRNA ligase: protein MRNKICKELNNTDIGKLVNLCGWVDRRRDHGGVIFIDLRDHSGFLQITINPDDGADLFKQAETLRNETVIMVSGIINERPKDSINTNLITGELELKVKDLQILNQIKKNLPFPVSIHDYENTKEELRLKYRYLDLRRGKLLENLKTRHKIIKVAREFLDNFGFTEVETPLLTKSTPEGARDFLVPARLSNGEFFALPQSPQLFKQLLMVGGLEKYYQIAKCFRDEDLRADRQPEFTQLDIEMSFISEEEIISFNESLIKKIWKEVLNINFNNAFPRMSWQAAMDNYGTDRPDTRYQMLLKDLGGVLGDIGFNIFTKAIKSGGYIKSITVKGGNTSISNVRIKPGGDIFQVAQDAGAGGLAFIRVKGDELETIGAIKNNLSEEHIADILKITEAKDGDLILLGAGDKQIVNQSLDRVRQYIAKDLNLIDKSKWNFLWVTDFPMFERNEEENRYEALHHPFCSPKNIKSKDSENLKKEIESSTANAYDLVLNGLELGGGSLRIHEANLQREVLKTVGLTDKEIDEKFGFLIEALEMGAPPHGGIAFGLDRITMLIIGADSIRETIAFPKNQQAKCLLTNAPSNVSESQLKELDIEITIDE from the coding sequence ATGAGAAACAAAATTTGCAAAGAACTCAATAATACAGATATTGGTAAATTAGTTAATTTATGCGGATGGGTAGATAGAAGAAGAGATCATGGTGGTGTAATTTTTATTGATTTAAGAGACCATAGTGGATTCCTACAAATAACAATTAACCCCGATGATGGTGCAGATCTATTTAAACAGGCAGAAACTCTAAGAAATGAGACAGTAATAATGGTTAGCGGAATTATTAATGAAAGGCCCAAAGATTCCATAAATACAAATTTAATTACTGGAGAGTTAGAGCTTAAGGTTAAAGATTTGCAAATTCTCAACCAAATTAAAAAAAACTTACCTTTTCCAGTGTCTATACATGATTATGAAAATACAAAAGAGGAACTCAGATTAAAATATAGATACCTCGATTTAAGAAGGGGAAAATTACTAGAAAATTTAAAAACAAGACATAAGATTATTAAAGTGGCTAGAGAATTTCTTGATAATTTTGGATTTACAGAAGTAGAGACCCCATTACTTACAAAGTCAACTCCAGAGGGCGCTCGCGATTTTCTTGTTCCTGCACGTCTTTCAAATGGAGAATTTTTTGCTTTACCTCAATCCCCACAACTATTTAAACAACTTTTAATGGTTGGAGGCCTGGAAAAGTATTACCAAATCGCAAAATGTTTCCGTGATGAAGACTTAAGGGCAGATAGACAGCCAGAGTTTACTCAATTAGATATTGAGATGAGCTTTATTAGTGAAGAAGAAATAATTTCTTTTAATGAAAGTCTCATAAAAAAAATATGGAAAGAAGTGTTAAATATTAATTTTAATAATGCTTTTCCAAGAATGTCATGGCAGGCAGCAATGGATAATTACGGCACTGATAGGCCAGATACTAGATATCAAATGTTATTAAAAGATTTAGGAGGAGTATTAGGTGATATTGGATTTAATATTTTCACCAAGGCAATTAAGTCTGGAGGCTACATAAAATCCATAACAGTCAAAGGAGGTAATACAAGTATTAGCAACGTAAGAATTAAACCAGGAGGTGACATCTTCCAAGTAGCTCAAGATGCTGGAGCTGGTGGTTTGGCCTTTATAAGGGTCAAAGGAGATGAGCTTGAGACTATTGGGGCAATTAAAAATAATTTAAGTGAAGAGCACATAGCTGATATTTTAAAAATCACAGAAGCAAAAGATGGAGACTTAATCCTCTTAGGAGCTGGAGATAAACAAATTGTCAATCAGTCATTAGATAGGGTTAGACAATATATCGCAAAAGACTTAAATCTCATTGATAAAAGTAAATGGAATTTCTTATGGGTAACTGACTTCCCGATGTTTGAGAGAAATGAAGAGGAAAATAGATATGAAGCTTTACATCATCCTTTTTGTTCTCCAAAAAATATAAAATCTAAAGATTCTGAAAACTTGAAAAAAGAAATTGAGAGCTCTACAGCAAATGCTTATGACTTAGTTCTTAATGGATTGGAGTTAGGAGGTGGCTCTTTACGTATTCATGAAGCGAACTTACAAAGAGAGGTTTTGAAAACGGTAGGACTTACTGATAAAGAGATTGATGAAAAATTTGGATTTTTAATAGAAGCCTTAGAAATGGGTGCTCCACCTCATGGTGGAATAGCTTTTGGATTGGATCGTATTACCATGCTGATCATTGGTGCAGATTCAATCAGAGAAACCATTGCTTTTCCAAAAAATCAACAAGCAAAATGTCTTCTCACAAATGCACCTTCAAATGTCTCTGAATCACAATTAAAAGAATTAGATATTGAAATAACAATTGATGAATAA
- a CDS encoding CTP synthase, giving the protein MSKFVFVTGGVVSSIGKGIVAASLGRLLKSRGYSVSILKLDPYLNVDPGTMSPFQHGEVFVTEDGAETDLDLGHYERFTDTAMTRLNSVTTGSIYQAVINKERRGSYEGGTVQVIPHITGEIRERIHRVAANSNADIIITEIGGTVGDIESLPFLEAIREFKNDVNRNDVAYIHVTLLPYIKTSGEIKTKPTQHSVKELRSIGIQPDLLVCRSDKSINEALKKKLSGFCGVSINSVIEALDADSIYSVPLSLKKEGLCKETLKYLDLEDKKCDLKNWEQLIHNLRNPGAPIKVALVGKYIELGDAYLSVVEALRHACIEQKALLDLHWVSAEMIEKNSAETYLNEVDAIVVPGGFGNRGVNGKISAIKFARENKIPFLGLCLGMQCAVIEWARNVANLPDASSSELDPNTPNPVIHLLPEQEDVVDLGGTMRLGVYPCRLTKNTTGKNLYDEDVIYERHRHRYEFNNYYKQSFLDSGYKISGTSPDGRLVELIELENHPYFLACQYHPEFLSRPGKPHPLFKGLIKASQDKLTQSN; this is encoded by the coding sequence ATGTCAAAATTTGTATTTGTCACCGGAGGAGTAGTTTCTAGCATTGGTAAAGGAATTGTAGCTGCAAGCTTAGGAAGATTATTAAAGTCTAGAGGATATAGTGTTTCAATATTAAAACTAGATCCATATCTAAATGTTGATCCAGGAACAATGAGCCCTTTCCAACATGGAGAAGTATTTGTAACCGAAGATGGGGCTGAAACCGATCTAGATTTAGGTCACTATGAAAGATTTACTGATACTGCAATGACTAGGTTAAATAGTGTGACTACGGGATCTATCTATCAAGCAGTTATTAATAAAGAAAGAAGAGGTAGTTATGAGGGTGGAACTGTGCAAGTAATACCTCACATAACGGGAGAAATAAGAGAAAGAATTCATAGAGTAGCCGCCAACAGTAATGCAGATATTATTATTACTGAAATTGGTGGAACAGTTGGTGATATCGAATCTCTACCTTTTTTAGAGGCAATTAGAGAATTTAAAAATGATGTAAATAGAAACGATGTTGCATACATACACGTTACATTACTTCCTTACATCAAAACCTCTGGCGAAATAAAAACTAAACCAACACAACATTCAGTGAAAGAATTAAGATCTATTGGTATTCAGCCAGATTTACTTGTATGCCGAAGTGATAAATCTATCAATGAAGCTCTTAAAAAGAAGCTTAGTGGTTTTTGCGGTGTCAGTATCAACTCTGTAATTGAAGCTTTAGACGCAGACAGTATTTATTCTGTACCTCTTTCTTTAAAAAAAGAAGGTTTATGCAAAGAAACCCTAAAGTATTTAGACCTTGAAGATAAAAAATGTGATTTGAAAAATTGGGAGCAACTAATACACAACCTAAGAAATCCTGGAGCTCCAATCAAAGTTGCTTTAGTAGGTAAATACATTGAACTTGGAGATGCATATTTATCCGTTGTTGAAGCTTTAAGACATGCATGCATTGAACAAAAGGCTTTATTAGATTTACATTGGGTAAGTGCTGAAATGATAGAAAAAAATTCAGCAGAAACTTACTTAAATGAAGTTGATGCAATTGTCGTACCCGGGGGATTTGGCAATAGAGGAGTAAATGGAAAAATTTCGGCTATAAAGTTCGCAAGAGAAAATAAAATTCCCTTTTTAGGTTTGTGCCTAGGTATGCAATGTGCAGTTATAGAATGGGCCAGGAATGTAGCTAATCTTCCAGATGCATCTAGTTCAGAACTAGACCCAAACACTCCCAATCCAGTGATACATTTATTACCAGAACAGGAAGATGTAGTTGATTTAGGTGGGACAATGAGACTTGGAGTTTATCCATGTAGATTGACAAAAAATACAACTGGGAAAAACTTATATGATGAGGATGTTATTTATGAGAGACATCGACATAGATACGAATTTAATAATTACTACAAACAAAGTTTTTTAGATTCTGGATACAAAATTAGTGGTACATCACCAGATGGCAGATTAGTTGAGTTAATTGAGTTAGAAAATCATCCATACTTCTTAGCATGTCAATATCATCCTGAGTTTTTATCACGACCTGGCAAACCTCATCCTTTATTTAAAGGTTTAATAAAAGCCTCTCAAGATAAGTTAACTCAATCAAATTAA
- a CDS encoding 7-carboxy-7-deazaguanine synthase QueE: MTNFLPIVEQFHSLQGEGYHAGKSAFFVRLAGCKVGCSWCDTKNSWDEKKHPSISIEKIIDRIKIAREKGASFCVITGGEPLQHNLDNFCNAIKKMTMGEAQKPMKIHIETSGVNLISGSYDWITLSPKRHSPPKNYFLKNCNEIKIIINEIKDIEFAIQIKKETLKQSQLSKSKDNLKKEDKIFYLQPAWNNTNGFSLAIDFVKNNPDWKLSLQTHKYLKIN, encoded by the coding sequence ATGACAAATTTTTTACCCATAGTCGAACAATTTCATTCATTACAAGGTGAAGGTTATCACGCTGGGAAAAGTGCTTTTTTTGTAAGATTAGCCGGATGTAAAGTTGGATGTTCGTGGTGCGATACCAAGAATTCATGGGACGAGAAAAAACACCCTTCTATATCAATTGAAAAAATAATAGATCGCATAAAAATTGCCAGAGAAAAAGGAGCATCTTTTTGCGTTATTACAGGTGGAGAACCTTTACAACATAACTTGGATAATTTTTGCAATGCCATAAAAAAAATGACGATGGGAGAAGCACAAAAGCCAATGAAGATTCATATTGAGACAAGTGGAGTTAATTTGATATCAGGAAGCTATGATTGGATTACTTTATCTCCTAAAAGACACTCACCTCCAAAAAATTATTTTTTGAAAAACTGTAATGAAATCAAAATAATCATAAATGAAATAAAAGATATTGAATTTGCTATTCAAATAAAAAAAGAAACTTTAAAACAAAGTCAACTCTCTAAAAGCAAAGATAACTTAAAAAAAGAAGATAAAATTTTTTATTTACAGCCAGCATGGAACAATACGAATGGTTTTTCTCTTGCTATTGATTTCGTAAAAAATAACCCAGATTGGAAATTGAGCCTTCAAACTCACAAATACTTAAAAATTAATTGA
- the queC gene encoding 7-cyano-7-deazaguanine synthase QueC: protein MTLKNKSIVVLLSGGLDSSTVTGIAKKSEAKIFGLSFDYGQRHKKELNSASIIAKHFDIEEFKIIKLDLSLWGGSSLTDTQKNIPIKGVQTNKIPNTYVPGRNTIFISVALSYAEAIDADFIGLGVNALDYSGYPDCRPDYIKKFQELADLANKRGRENNPIKLWTPLLDLNKEEIIKLAFNNHVPLDKTWSCYSGNSKPCGKCDSCRIRNAAYEKWLNNNNKK, encoded by the coding sequence ATGACTCTTAAGAATAAATCGATAGTAGTTTTATTATCTGGAGGTTTAGATTCTTCTACAGTTACTGGTATCGCAAAAAAATCCGAAGCTAAAATTTTTGGCCTTTCATTTGATTACGGTCAACGTCATAAAAAAGAATTAAATTCTGCATCAATAATTGCAAAACACTTTGATATCGAAGAATTTAAAATCATTAAGCTTGACTTATCTTTATGGGGAGGCTCGTCATTAACTGATACTCAAAAAAATATTCCGATAAAAGGAGTACAAACTAATAAAATTCCTAATACTTATGTTCCTGGGAGAAATACTATATTTATTTCCGTTGCACTAAGTTATGCCGAAGCAATAGATGCTGATTTTATAGGATTAGGAGTTAATGCACTAGATTATTCTGGTTATCCAGATTGCAGACCGGACTACATTAAAAAATTTCAAGAATTAGCAGATTTAGCCAATAAAAGAGGAAGAGAAAATAATCCAATAAAACTTTGGACACCACTATTAGATTTAAATAAAGAGGAAATTATTAAATTAGCTTTTAATAATCATGTCCCTTTAGATAAAACGTGGAGTTGTTATTCCGGTAATTCAAAACCATGCGGTAAGTGTGATAGCTGCAGAATTAGAAATGCCGCTTATGAAAAATGGCTTAATAACAATAATAAAAAATGA
- a CDS encoding anthranilate synthase component I family protein has product MKIKKIILEKWMDPAQITHHLTKKFGDKGLAWLDSDGKENGEWSIIGIKPKKIIQSRDINNLDKTNNPFNNLKNIEKGFWIGWLSYEAGVYIEPKNPWRKSNMATLWIASYDPIIKCNLIKKEIIIEGTNSSELMNYKNIINNIKNIEEENIIKTNLNFDFSKINLDEMAEKFQKNILKLKKLISLGDIFQANLTTKCEIESSKNYDPLDIYLKIRRKLRAPFGGIIINNNYKEAVLSTSPERFIKIDNKNSVESRPIKGTRSRDKDLNQDALNAIDLITNEKDRAENIMIVDLIRNDLSKVCETGSIMVPEILKLESFLKVHHLTSVIRGKLKKDKNWIDLLKACWPGGSITGAPKLRSCQRLFELEECERGPYCGSFLKLDWNGEFDSNILIRSFLIKDKKINIYAGCGIVIDSNPEEETNELKWKLLPLIDSLK; this is encoded by the coding sequence ATGAAAATAAAAAAAATAATTCTAGAAAAATGGATGGATCCAGCACAGATTACGCATCATTTAACAAAAAAATTCGGAGATAAAGGATTAGCTTGGCTGGACAGTGATGGCAAAGAAAATGGGGAATGGTCAATAATAGGAATTAAACCTAAAAAAATAATCCAATCAAGAGATATCAATAACTTAGACAAAACTAATAATCCATTTAACAATTTAAAAAATATTGAAAAAGGATTTTGGATCGGATGGTTAAGTTATGAAGCTGGAGTTTACATAGAACCCAAAAACCCATGGCGAAAATCTAATATGGCAACTTTATGGATTGCATCATATGATCCAATCATTAAGTGTAATCTAATAAAAAAAGAAATAATTATCGAAGGCACAAACTCATCTGAACTGATGAATTATAAAAACATAATCAACAATATAAAAAATATTGAAGAAGAAAATATTATTAAAACAAATTTGAATTTTGATTTTTCAAAAATAAATTTGGACGAAATGGCTGAAAAATTTCAGAAAAATATTCTGAAATTGAAAAAATTAATTTCCCTAGGGGATATATTTCAAGCCAACCTAACAACTAAATGCGAAATTGAATCTTCCAAAAACTATGATCCTCTAGATATTTATTTGAAAATAAGAAGGAAATTAAGAGCTCCCTTTGGAGGAATAATAATAAATAATAATTATAAAGAGGCTGTATTATCTACCTCGCCAGAAAGATTTATAAAAATAGATAATAAAAATTCTGTAGAATCAAGACCTATCAAAGGAACTAGATCCAGAGATAAGGATTTAAATCAAGACGCACTTAATGCTATTGATTTAATAACTAACGAAAAAGATAGAGCCGAAAATATTATGATTGTTGACCTAATAAGAAATGATTTAAGTAAAGTTTGCGAGACAGGAAGTATTATGGTGCCAGAAATATTAAAACTTGAAAGTTTCTTAAAAGTTCATCATCTAACTTCAGTAATCAGAGGCAAATTAAAAAAAGACAAGAACTGGATTGATTTACTAAAAGCTTGTTGGCCTGGGGGCTCGATAACTGGAGCACCTAAATTAAGATCATGCCAGAGACTTTTTGAATTAGAAGAATGTGAACGAGGACCATACTGTGGCTCATTTTTGAAGCTTGACTGGAATGGAGAGTTTGACAGCAATATACTAATAAGATCATTTTTAATTAAAGACAAAAAAATCAATATATATGCTGGTTGCGGAATAGTTATTGACTCAAACCCTGAAGAGGAAACTAATGAACTAAAGTGGAAACTTTTACCGTTAATTGATTCACTAAAATGA
- a CDS encoding aminotransferase class IV: MIETLGWHKDQWLDIDRIFITANNRGLKFADGIFETILIKENKPILFDEHLKRLEKSSKILNINLKINKLTLRQLIHDGIRKLSLKNDQFASVRINYSRGTNKGRTLTIDSTSETKDLNNLWLEFYRIKPNFNPISVCISQTEKINEFSLISKCKTFSYNQAIQVLTEANEKSFDDSILLNTSGELCCGSTFNLLIKRNNQWITPRKESGCLEGIMVSKALKLKIVKEELIPPEFQNDDIIVAINSLSCRQINKVNDLKLKPKFDPIYFWDLLYS; encoded by the coding sequence ATGATTGAAACATTAGGCTGGCACAAGGATCAATGGTTGGATATTGATAGAATATTTATTACTGCTAATAATAGAGGATTAAAATTTGCTGATGGTATATTTGAAACCATTTTGATAAAAGAAAACAAACCTATTCTTTTTGATGAACATCTGAAAAGGTTAGAAAAAAGTAGCAAGATTTTAAATATTAATCTCAAAATAAATAAATTAACTTTGAGACAACTTATTCACGATGGAATTAGAAAATTATCGCTTAAAAATGATCAATTTGCTTCAGTAAGAATAAACTATAGTCGAGGAACTAATAAAGGTAGAACACTAACAATTGATAGCACTTCAGAAACAAAAGATTTGAATAATTTATGGCTTGAGTTCTACAGAATCAAACCAAATTTTAATCCGATAAGCGTTTGCATTAGTCAAACGGAAAAAATAAATGAATTCAGTCTTATCAGTAAATGCAAAACATTTTCATATAATCAGGCAATACAAGTTTTGACAGAAGCTAATGAAAAATCATTTGATGATTCTATCCTTTTGAATACGTCAGGTGAACTTTGTTGTGGAAGTACATTTAATCTTCTTATTAAAAGAAATAATCAATGGATAACTCCTAGAAAAGAGAGCGGCTGTTTAGAGGGGATTATGGTTTCTAAAGCTTTAAAATTGAAAATTGTAAAAGAAGAATTAATACCTCCAGAATTTCAAAATGATGACATAATAGTTGCAATTAATAGCTTATCTTGCAGACAAATTAATAAAGTTAATGATTTAAAGTTAAAACCTAAATTCGATCCAATTTACTTTTGGGATTTATTATATAGTTGA
- the cobA gene encoding uroporphyrinogen-III C-methyltransferase, whose amino-acid sequence MPGIVYLVGAGPGDPELLTLKALRLIKNCDVLVHDALIPDEITKEAGKNTEIYHVGKRAGKCSVPQAETNALILKLAKEGKNVVRLKGGDPFVFSRGGEEVSILEKNGISVEIVPGITSGIAAPTYFGIPLTHRDAASSVTFVTGHERIDKEKKTVNWRDLAKSSDSLVIFMGIKNIEFIVEELILGGLDKNTKCAVIQEATLKNQKCLIEKLDNLPDKIKDKEFLAPSIIIIGKIVEFKVNNNITKVSDVYLPDINKVQLYNKSQK is encoded by the coding sequence GTGCCTGGTATTGTTTATTTAGTTGGGGCAGGGCCTGGTGATCCTGAGCTTTTAACTCTTAAAGCTTTACGTTTAATAAAAAATTGTGATGTATTAGTTCATGATGCTTTAATTCCAGATGAAATAACAAAAGAGGCAGGAAAAAATACAGAAATTTATCATGTAGGCAAAAGAGCTGGAAAGTGTTCTGTTCCTCAGGCTGAAACTAATGCTCTTATTTTGAAATTAGCAAAAGAAGGCAAAAATGTTGTAAGGCTTAAAGGGGGAGATCCATTCGTTTTTTCTAGAGGTGGTGAAGAAGTATCGATTTTAGAAAAAAATGGAATTTCAGTTGAAATCGTTCCTGGTATTACTTCTGGGATAGCTGCACCCACATATTTTGGTATTCCACTAACCCATAGAGATGCTGCGAGTTCTGTAACTTTCGTCACTGGACATGAGCGTATAGATAAGGAAAAAAAGACAGTGAATTGGAGAGATTTAGCTAAATCATCAGATAGCTTAGTGATTTTTATGGGTATAAAAAATATTGAATTTATTGTGGAAGAATTAATTCTAGGTGGTTTAGATAAGAATACTAAATGCGCTGTTATTCAAGAAGCTACTTTAAAAAATCAAAAATGTTTGATAGAGAAATTAGATAATCTTCCAGATAAAATCAAAGATAAAGAATTTTTAGCTCCATCAATTATCATTATTGGAAAAATTGTTGAATTTAAGGTTAATAATAATATAACTAAAGTATCTGATGTCTATTTACCAGATATTAATAAAGTTCAACTATATAATAAATCCCAAAAGTAA
- a CDS encoding MFS transporter, with product MKESLLKPNKKFTLLSAFVTLLNDRLSESILLPILPSFVLLFDSKASTYGLLSCTYQLAQFAASPVIGLMSDRYGRRPVTLFCITGSVIGISILSFTVLFNWSNSIAAIPLFLLFLARLIDGLSGGTAATATTILADISSPEKRAKTFGLIGVAFGLSFFLGNIFVVIFAKNTGNNFIIPVLIASIIPIINFLLVFFYLPETKPNGASNKLKTILKNPLKQLFKVFKEERIRKLSLAFFIYFIAFTGLTNILIFFLQESLGWTTKASSGTLVVVGIIAIIVQGGLIGPLVKKFGEMRLTLIGSGFILVACSLLITTPKENATINIYSAVSFLAVGAGLITPTLRALISKKLEVDKQGSILSNLQGLQSLGGVLGIAMAGRVYDSFGPKSPFIAGSIILIFMIYLIAEGKNNDSIYDHKPNAF from the coding sequence GTGAAAGAAAGTTTATTGAAACCAAACAAAAAATTTACTCTCCTGAGTGCTTTTGTCACTCTTCTAAATGATCGATTAAGTGAAAGTATACTTTTACCCATCTTACCCTCTTTTGTTTTACTTTTTGACTCTAAAGCTAGTACATATGGCTTATTATCTTGTACTTACCAATTAGCTCAATTTGCAGCTTCTCCTGTTATTGGACTTATGAGTGATAGATACGGAAGAAGACCTGTCACTCTTTTTTGTATTACTGGCTCAGTAATAGGAATATCAATATTATCGTTTACAGTTCTTTTTAATTGGTCAAATTCAATAGCCGCTATCCCTTTATTTTTATTATTCTTGGCGAGACTAATTGACGGCTTAAGTGGGGGAACTGCAGCTACAGCAACAACTATTCTGGCAGACATTTCAAGCCCTGAAAAAAGAGCAAAAACGTTTGGACTTATTGGTGTGGCTTTTGGATTAAGTTTTTTCTTAGGAAATATTTTCGTTGTAATTTTTGCAAAAAATACAGGTAATAATTTTATTATTCCAGTTTTAATAGCTTCAATTATTCCAATAATAAATTTTTTATTAGTATTCTTTTACCTACCAGAAACAAAACCTAATGGTGCATCAAATAAATTAAAGACTATTCTTAAAAATCCCTTAAAGCAATTATTTAAAGTATTTAAAGAAGAAAGGATTCGAAAATTATCGTTAGCATTTTTTATTTATTTTATTGCTTTTACTGGATTAACAAATATTCTAATATTTTTCCTTCAAGAATCTTTAGGCTGGACAACCAAAGCATCAAGTGGAACTCTTGTGGTAGTCGGAATCATTGCAATTATTGTTCAAGGAGGACTAATTGGCCCTCTCGTAAAGAAATTTGGTGAAATGAGATTAACACTTATTGGATCAGGCTTCATTCTTGTAGCATGCTCACTTTTAATTACTACTCCAAAAGAAAATGCAACAATAAATATTTATTCAGCTGTATCTTTTTTAGCCGTAGGTGCTGGTTTAATCACCCCTACATTAAGAGCATTAATTTCAAAGAAGCTAGAAGTTGACAAACAAGGATCGATTCTAAGTAACCTTCAAGGCCTTCAAAGTCTTGGGGGGGTTCTAGGAATAGCGATGGCTGGAAGAGTTTATGATAGCTTTGGTCCTAAATCTCCCTTTATTGCTGGTTCCATTATCTTAATTTTCATGATATACCTTATTGCAGAGGGTAAAAATAATGATTCTATTTATGATCATAAACCAAATGCTTTTTAA